Within Deinococcus wulumuqiensis R12, the genomic segment AACGGCCTTGCAGGGTGGAAATGCTCACCTGCTGGCCTTTCTTGAACGAGTAGTCGCGCTGGTACTGGTAGCTCAGGGTGCGGGAGACGAACTTGGGCGCTTGGTCCAGCCCTTTGTACCTGCGGGCTTTCGGATTCACGGCGCGTTTCGCCGCGCTCTGCTTTACCTTCGTCCAGAGGGTCTTGTACGTCGCGCCCACCTGACGCGGAACGGAGCAGGCCATCTGAGCGCCCAGCCCGAACCGTTCGCGGAGGGTGGCGTAGACCTCCTTCTGAATCTTGGCGGCGTTGCTGGATTTCTCCATCTCAAACGCCTTCTGACTCGTAAAGTTCAGCGCATCCCGAAAGCTCAACGTCACCGCATCCAGGGCGGCTTTTTGCTCCCTGGTGTGGTTCAGCTTGAGCTTGGCGGTGAGCGTAATCTTCACGGAAAGAAGAATATGCTCTATGTGTACGAAAAGAAAGGCCGCCCTACGGGCGGCGTCCCATTCCTCCCCGATCTAAAGAACGGGGCATCCTGGGACTTCCTGTGAGTGTTGGCTTGACGCTTTCTGCCCCGCTCGACCCGCTGGCCCTGCCCGGCCCGGTCTGGGTGGTCGCCCCGCATCCCGACGACGAGGCGCTGGGCTGCGGGGCGCTGCTGGCGGCACTCACCGACGCCGGGCGAGAGGTCTGGGCGCTGCTGCTGACCGACGGGGGCGCGTCTCACCCCGCTTCGCTCGCCTACCCCCGGCCCCGACTGAGCGCCGAGCGGCTGCGCGAGTGGCGCTCGGGCCTGAGCGTGCTGGGGGTGCCCCCGGCCCGGACCACCGCGCTGGGGTTGCCCGACGGAGCGCTGGCGGGCAGCGTGACCCCCGCCGCCCGCTCGCAGGTGTGGCAGGCGCTGGCGCAGGCCATCCCCGGCACCGTGCTGCTGCCCTGGGAACGCGACCCGCACCCCGACCACCGCGCCGCGTGGCGGCTTCTGCACGGCACGCTGCCGCCCGGCGCCCTGGCCCTGGAATACGCCGTCTGGCTGCCCGAGCGCGGCGCGGAGGCCGACTGGCCGCGCCCGGACGAGGCCGGAGAACTGACCTTCGAGGTGGGCCGCTGGCGCGACGCCAAAGCCCGCGCCATTGCCGCGCACCGCACGCAACTGGGGCTGATTCCCGACGACCCCGGCGGCTTCACCCTCACCCCGGAGATGGTGGAGCGGGCGCTGGCGGGGCCGGAACGGTATTTCCGACGGTCATACGGATTCCGCTTAATTCCTGCACAGTCGGGAAAGCGCCGCCTGTGCATCCATATCGCGTAACCCGTATCTTTTCCTACTCCTTTCAGTCGGATTGAATCCAGAAATCTGCTGGATTCAATCGGAATCCGTATCATACGCTAAACCTGTGCCATGACCCTGCCCCCCCGCTATTTCGAGGAGGTCTACGGCGCCAGCGAGGATCCCTGGAACTTCGAGACGAGCGCCTACGAGGCCGCCAAGTACGCCCGGACCCTGGCCGCCCTGCCGCTTGAGAGGTACGCCCGGGGCCTGGAGGTCGGCTGCTCCATCGGCGTGCTGACGGCGCAACTGGCGCACCGGACACGGGCACTGGTGGCCACAGACATCAACGAAAAGGCGCTGGCCCGTGCCCGCGAGCGCTGCGCCGCCTTGCCGCAGGTCCGCTTCGAGCGCCGGGCGCTGCCGGACGACCTCCCCGCCGGGCCGTTCGACCTGGTGCTGCTCTCGGAGGTGCTGTATTACCTTTCGCCTGCAGACCTGGAACGGGCGCTGGACGCGGTGCTGGCGCGGCTCTCTCCCGGCGGCACGCTGCTGCTGGTCCACTGGACCCCCCCGGTCCACGATTACCCCCAGACCGGCGACGCGGTCCACGAGGCGGCGCGGCGGCGGGTCGGCCACGGCCTGCGCTGGCGATGCGGCGAGCGGCACGGCGACGCGCAGCAGGGCTACCGGCTGGACCTGTTCGGGCGCGAAGTTTGAAGATTGAAGAAGAAGGCGTGGGGCCAGGGCCTGCGCCTCAGCCCAGGTGCGCCAGCAGGGTGTTGCCCACCGCCCGCCGCAAGGCCTGAATGTCGATGCTCGTTTGGCGGCGCGGGTGCACGCGGTTGGTCAGCAGGGTCCAAGCCAGGCCGCGCTCCGGGTCCACCCACAGCCCGGTCCCGGTGAACCCGGTGTGCCCGTAGGCCGAGGGACTGCACAGGCTGCCCCCGCTCCAGCCGGGCTGCGCCTGCACGAAGGCGAGGGTCTGTCCCCCCGTTTCCGGGCGAAGGGCCGCCGCCTGCGCCGCTGCGCCCAGCCAGCCGCCGCGCAGCAACCGCTCGGCCTGACTCAGCACCCCGTCCAGGGTGCCGAACAGCCCCGCGTGTCCCGCCGGACCGCCCAGGGCAAACGCCTTTTCGTCATGCACCTCGCCACGCATGACGCGCCCGCGCCAGGGACAAGCCTCGGTGGCGACGGCCTGCGCCGGGTCGGGAAAAAAGGTCAGTCCCGCGTCCAGCTCGAAGTCGCCCAGGGGACGCCCGGTCACGCGCTCCAGCACCAGACCCAGCAGCAGATACCCGAGGTCGGAGTACTCCACCGCGCCGACTTCGCCCAGTTCCCAGGGTTCGAGGGGCAGCCGGGCGCGGATGGTGGCCGGGTCGCCCCACTCGTGCAGCGGCAGGAACCCGCCCGCCGGGACCCCGGACGAGTGGCTGAGCAGTTGCCGCAGCGTGCGCCCGCCCAGCGCCCGCCCCCCCGTCTCCGGGAGATGGACCGAGAGGGGGTCGTCCAGGTCGAGTTGCCCGCGCCCTGTGGCCCGCAGCACTTCTCTGGCCGTCAGCAGGGGCTTGGTCAGGCTGGCGAGGTCGAACCAGTGGGCTGGCGTCAGCACGCGCGTTTCCGGCACCAGTTGCGCGTGCCCCAGCACCAGGGTCGCCCGCTCGCCTGCGCCGCCGACCACCCCCAGCGCCGCGCCACTCAGCGCCCGCGAGTCGGTCAGGGCACGCAGCAGGCGGGCCGTCTGCTCGGGAATCCGCATCCCTCTACTCCGACAGGTTCTCGGGGGTCAGGTTCTCGGGGGTCAGGTTCTCGGGGGTCAGGCGCCCGGAGCTGCTCAATTCCTCGTCCTGTTCCCCCCGCACCTGTTCGCCCCGCACCTGTTCGCCCAGCACCTGTTCGCCCAGCACCCGCCGGGCATGCCCCCCCGCCGCCTCCAGCCGCCGCGCCGCTTCCTCCGCTCCGATGCCAAGTTTGAGCAT encodes:
- a CDS encoding serine hydrolase domain-containing protein; the protein is MRIPEQTARLLRALTDSRALSGAALGVVGGAGERATLVLGHAQLVPETRVLTPAHWFDLASLTKPLLTAREVLRATGRGQLDLDDPLSVHLPETGGRALGGRTLRQLLSHSSGVPAGGFLPLHEWGDPATIRARLPLEPWELGEVGAVEYSDLGYLLLGLVLERVTGRPLGDFELDAGLTFFPDPAQAVATEACPWRGRVMRGEVHDEKAFALGGPAGHAGLFGTLDGVLSQAERLLRGGWLGAAAQAAALRPETGGQTLAFVQAQPGWSGGSLCSPSAYGHTGFTGTGLWVDPERGLAWTLLTNRVHPRRQTSIDIQALRRAVGNTLLAHLG
- a CDS encoding class I SAM-dependent DNA methyltransferase, which produces MTLPPRYFEEVYGASEDPWNFETSAYEAAKYARTLAALPLERYARGLEVGCSIGVLTAQLAHRTRALVATDINEKALARARERCAALPQVRFERRALPDDLPAGPFDLVLLSEVLYYLSPADLERALDAVLARLSPGGTLLLVHWTPPVHDYPQTGDAVHEAARRRVGHGLRWRCGERHGDAQQGYRLDLFGREV
- a CDS encoding PIG-L deacetylase family protein, which translates into the protein MTLSAPLDPLALPGPVWVVAPHPDDEALGCGALLAALTDAGREVWALLLTDGGASHPASLAYPRPRLSAERLREWRSGLSVLGVPPARTTALGLPDGALAGSVTPAARSQVWQALAQAIPGTVLLPWERDPHPDHRAAWRLLHGTLPPGALALEYAVWLPERGAEADWPRPDEAGELTFEVGRWRDAKARAIAAHRTQLGLIPDDPGGFTLTPEMVERALAGPERYFRRSYGFRLIPAQSGKRRLCIHIA